A part of Candidatus Deferrimicrobium borealis genomic DNA contains:
- a CDS encoding zinc ribbon domain-containing protein, with amino-acid sequence MPIHEYQCRKCEAVVERIEGMHDRPMRKCPSCGGKVEQMISSSAFVLKGSGWYATDYGTRSHDNGNGKGKGNGKGEPAAPSCPAASGAGAPACAGCPKLD; translated from the coding sequence ATGCCCATTCACGAGTACCAGTGCCGGAAGTGCGAGGCGGTCGTCGAGCGGATCGAGGGGATGCACGACAGGCCGATGAGGAAGTGCCCCTCGTGCGGAGGAAAGGTCGAGCAGATGATCTCCTCGTCCGCCTTCGTCCTGAAGGGGAGCGGGTGGTACGCCACCGACTACGGGACCCGGAGCCACGACAACGGGAACGGCAAGGGGAAGGGAAACGGAAAAGGGGAGCCCGCGGCGCCGTCCTGCCCGGCGGCGTCCGGGGCCGGAGCGCCCGCCTGCGCCGGATGCCCCAAGCTGGACTGA
- a CDS encoding universal stress protein, which translates to MFTTILLPSDFSGCSAEAARAARLLAERFGSRLIVLHVLDEPAALDPMFRGEVPLELLRGRMEQYAREGMEAFLKAHFVGLPGVETRTASGVPYREIVREARECGAGLIVIGTHGRTGVERVIFGSTAEKVVRMAPCPVLSVREGGKEFVHP; encoded by the coding sequence ATGTTCACGACGATCCTGTTGCCTTCCGACTTCTCCGGGTGTTCCGCGGAGGCGGCCCGGGCCGCGCGCCTGCTGGCCGAACGCTTCGGATCCCGCCTGATCGTGCTCCATGTCCTCGACGAACCCGCGGCGCTCGACCCGATGTTCCGCGGGGAGGTCCCCCTCGAGTTGCTCCGGGGGCGGATGGAGCAGTACGCCCGCGAGGGGATGGAAGCGTTCCTCAAGGCCCACTTCGTCGGACTCCCGGGAGTGGAGACCCGGACGGCCTCCGGCGTCCCCTACCGGGAGATCGTCCGCGAAGCCCGGGAGTGCGGGGCCGGGCTGATCGTCATCGGGACGCACGGTCGCACCGGTGTGGAGCGCGTGATCTTCGGCAGCACCGCCGAGAAGGTCGTCCGCATGGCGCCGTGCCCCGTGCTATCGGTCCGCGAAGGCGGCAAGGAATTCGTTCATCCGTAA
- the groES gene encoding co-chaperone GroES: MKVKPLQDRVLIKRVEEESKTKGGIIIPDSAKEKPQEGLVVAVGPGKVTDNGTRVTPGVKAGDRILFGKYSGTDIKVDGVEHLILREDDILAIMTK; the protein is encoded by the coding sequence ATGAAGGTCAAGCCGTTGCAGGACAGAGTTCTGATCAAGCGGGTGGAAGAGGAGAGCAAGACGAAGGGTGGAATCATCATCCCCGATTCGGCCAAGGAGAAGCCGCAGGAGGGCCTGGTCGTCGCCGTGGGCCCCGGCAAGGTGACGGACAACGGCACCCGGGTGACCCCCGGGGTGAAGGCGGGCGACCGCATCCTGTTCGGGAAGTATTCCGGCACGGACATCAAGGTCGACGGCGTGGAGCACCTGATCCTGCGCGAAGACGACATCCTGGCGATCATGACCAAGTAG
- a CDS encoding MTAP family purine nucleoside phosphorylase yields MGTQLRVPDQLLSRRPHTKPPRVLLLGGSGAYALPGGTLGERLSSRRVRTPYGLSNPVHLCEVAGFRFLFLSRHGETGYGKTAPYVNYRANIYAAKSLGVTRIVAWTGPGAIARKFRPGDLVLPDDLLDFTRNRPSTFYEGKGIGFIRQFPVFCETLRDALRGAAKRNVADRGVALRSVAQRREAGRIHFGGTYACTEGPRLETPAEIRFLARAGADLVGMTLCPEAFLARELEICYAPVAYVTNYAEGVRKMPYRPGALFEGMLPPGEAAAVEAAKNAIPGIAIAAARAVAGEERNCPCAVSMERYRKRGVIGPDFRGWVARSKGAVR; encoded by the coding sequence GTGGGCACTCAACTTCGGGTTCCGGATCAACTTCTGAGCAGGAGGCCGCATACAAAGCCGCCCCGGGTCCTCCTCCTCGGAGGATCCGGGGCATACGCCCTGCCGGGGGGCACGCTGGGGGAGAGGCTCTCCTCCCGGCGCGTCCGGACGCCGTACGGCCTGTCCAACCCCGTCCACCTCTGCGAGGTGGCCGGTTTCCGCTTCCTCTTCCTCTCCCGGCACGGCGAGACGGGGTACGGGAAGACCGCGCCGTACGTGAACTACCGCGCCAACATCTACGCCGCGAAGTCCCTGGGGGTGACACGGATCGTCGCCTGGACGGGGCCCGGCGCCATCGCCCGGAAGTTCCGGCCCGGCGACCTGGTCCTCCCCGACGATCTCCTCGACTTCACCCGGAACCGCCCGTCGACCTTCTACGAGGGGAAGGGGATCGGCTTCATCCGCCAGTTCCCGGTTTTCTGCGAAACGCTGCGGGACGCACTGCGTGGCGCGGCGAAGCGAAATGTCGCGGACCGGGGCGTAGCCCTGCGGAGCGTCGCGCAGCGACGCGAGGCGGGGCGCATCCACTTCGGCGGCACCTACGCCTGCACCGAGGGGCCGCGCCTCGAGACCCCCGCCGAGATCCGGTTTCTCGCACGCGCCGGGGCGGATCTCGTCGGGATGACCCTGTGCCCCGAGGCGTTCCTCGCGCGTGAGCTGGAGATCTGCTATGCGCCGGTGGCGTACGTGACGAACTACGCGGAAGGGGTCCGGAAGATGCCGTACCGTCCCGGCGCGCTCTTCGAAGGGATGCTCCCTCCCGGGGAGGCGGCGGCCGTCGAGGCGGCGAAAAACGCGATCCCGGGGATCGCGATCGCGGCCGCCCGGGCCGTCGCGGGGGAGGAAAGGAATTGCCCCTGCGCCGTTTCGATGGAAAGATACAGGAAGCGGGGCGTCATCGGCCCCGACTTCCGCGGCTGGGTGGCCCGATCGAAAGGGGCGGTGCGTTGA
- a CDS encoding DUF507 family protein, whose amino-acid sequence MRLTDSRISHLSHLLRNALRKGGLADFPDEPAAHREAKAVLDSYADAEEAVDAFARDRISRLSRKVQEGGREWEILYRKYFEEEITRRKL is encoded by the coding sequence GTGCGCCTGACCGATTCCCGCATCTCCCATCTCTCCCACCTGCTGCGCAACGCCCTCCGGAAGGGGGGGCTCGCCGATTTCCCGGACGAACCGGCGGCGCACCGGGAAGCCAAGGCGGTCCTCGATTCGTACGCCGATGCCGAGGAGGCGGTGGACGCGTTCGCCCGGGACCGGATCTCGCGGCTTTCCCGCAAGGTGCAGGAGGGCGGTCGCGAGTGGGAGATCCTCTACCGGAAATATTTCGAGGAGGAGATCACCCGCCGGAAGCTGTAA
- a CDS encoding glycine cleavage system protein H: protein MHPPPDRRYSRSHAWAMPGGSGDVRSGLTHVPGAFLGDVVSVELPPPRTEVSAGEPIGLVESTTTVFELLSPLSGVVVAVNPETEIAPRKVTEDPYGEGWLLSIRPAAREEIDGLLTAEEYVRFVGEDLAS, encoded by the coding sequence ATGCACCCGCCGCCGGACCGCCGCTATTCGCGGTCCCACGCGTGGGCGATGCCCGGCGGTTCCGGAGACGTGCGCTCCGGGCTGACCCACGTGCCGGGAGCGTTCCTCGGGGACGTCGTCTCCGTGGAGCTTCCTCCCCCGCGGACCGAGGTTTCCGCCGGGGAGCCGATCGGGCTGGTCGAATCCACCACCACCGTGTTCGAGCTCCTGTCCCCCCTCTCGGGGGTCGTGGTCGCCGTCAACCCGGAAACGGAGATCGCCCCGCGGAAGGTGACGGAGGATCCGTACGGCGAGGGGTGGCTGCTGTCGATCCGCCCGGCCGCCCGTGAAGAGATCGACGGCCTGCTCACCGCCGAGGAGTACGTCCGCTTCGTCGGGGAAGACCTGGCCTCCTGA
- the groL gene encoding chaperonin GroEL (60 kDa chaperone family; promotes refolding of misfolded polypeptides especially under stressful conditions; forms two stacked rings of heptamers to form a barrel-shaped 14mer; ends can be capped by GroES; misfolded proteins enter the barrel where they are refolded when GroES binds) has protein sequence MAKVLKFSEEARGKIKVGVDALADAVKITLGPRGRNVIIDKSFGSPLVTKDGVTVAKEVELTDKFENMGAQMVKEVASKTSDVAGDGTTTATVLAQVIFREGAKLVAAGYNPMGLKRGIDKAVEAVAAELKKMSKATKDPKEIAQVGTISANNDETIGNIISEAMAKVGKEGVITVEEAKGMETTLEIVEGMQFDRGYLSPYFVTDPERMEVILEDPFILIHEKKISNMKDLLPLLEQIARSGKPLLIVAEEVEGEALATLVVNKLRGTLNASAVKAPGFGDRRKAMLEDIAVLTGGKAIAEEMGIKLEAVTLTDLGRAKRVVIDKDNTTIIDGAGKKADIEGRVKQIRAQVEETTSDYDKEKLQERLAKLVGGVAVINVGAATETEMKEKKARVEDALHATRAAVEEGIVAGGGVAYIRAAHCLDTMKLEHDQQAGVDIVRKSLVEPAKQIAINAGQDGGVIVDKIKSGKGNYGYNAATEEFEDLMKAGILDPTKVTRVALQNAASVAGLMITTECAIAEKPEEKKEMPQMPPGGGGMY, from the coding sequence ATGGCGAAAGTTCTGAAGTTCAGCGAGGAGGCCCGCGGCAAGATCAAGGTGGGCGTGGACGCACTGGCCGATGCGGTCAAGATCACTCTCGGCCCCCGCGGCCGCAACGTGATCATCGACAAGTCGTTCGGCTCCCCCCTGGTCACCAAGGACGGCGTCACGGTGGCGAAGGAAGTCGAGCTGACGGACAAGTTCGAGAACATGGGCGCGCAGATGGTGAAGGAGGTCGCCTCCAAGACGAGCGACGTCGCGGGCGACGGGACCACCACCGCCACCGTGCTGGCCCAGGTGATCTTCCGGGAAGGGGCGAAGCTGGTCGCGGCCGGCTACAACCCGATGGGCCTCAAGCGCGGGATCGACAAGGCCGTCGAGGCCGTCGCCGCGGAGCTCAAGAAGATGTCGAAGGCGACGAAGGACCCCAAGGAGATCGCCCAGGTCGGCACCATCTCCGCGAACAACGACGAGACGATCGGGAACATCATCTCCGAGGCGATGGCCAAGGTCGGCAAGGAGGGGGTCATCACCGTCGAGGAAGCCAAGGGGATGGAGACCACCCTCGAGATCGTGGAAGGGATGCAGTTCGATCGCGGCTACCTCTCCCCGTACTTCGTCACCGACCCCGAGCGGATGGAGGTCATCCTCGAGGACCCGTTCATCCTCATCCACGAGAAGAAGATCTCCAACATGAAGGACCTGCTCCCGCTGCTGGAGCAGATCGCCCGCAGCGGCAAGCCGCTGCTGATCGTGGCGGAGGAAGTCGAGGGAGAGGCGCTGGCAACCCTCGTGGTGAACAAGCTCCGCGGCACGCTGAACGCCTCGGCCGTCAAGGCCCCCGGCTTCGGCGACCGGCGCAAGGCGATGCTCGAGGATATCGCGGTCCTCACCGGCGGGAAGGCGATCGCCGAGGAGATGGGGATCAAGCTCGAGGCGGTCACCCTGACCGACCTCGGCCGCGCCAAGCGCGTGGTCATCGACAAGGACAACACCACGATCATCGACGGGGCCGGCAAGAAGGCCGACATCGAGGGCCGGGTGAAGCAGATCCGGGCGCAGGTCGAGGAGACCACCTCCGACTACGACAAGGAGAAGCTGCAGGAGCGGCTGGCGAAGCTGGTCGGCGGCGTCGCGGTGATCAACGTCGGCGCGGCGACCGAGACCGAGATGAAGGAGAAAAAGGCCCGCGTCGAGGACGCCCTGCACGCGACCCGCGCGGCGGTCGAGGAAGGGATCGTCGCCGGCGGCGGCGTGGCGTACATCCGGGCCGCCCACTGCCTGGATACCATGAAGCTGGAGCACGACCAGCAGGCGGGCGTGGACATCGTCCGGAAATCGCTCGTAGAGCCCGCCAAGCAGATCGCGATCAACGCCGGCCAGGACGGCGGCGTGATCGTCGACAAGATCAAGAGCGGGAAGGGGAACTACGGCTACAACGCGGCCACCGAGGAGTTCGAGGACCTGATGAAGGCCGGGATCCTCGACCCGACCAAGGTGACCCGCGTGGCGCTGCAGAACGCCGCGTCGGTGGCGGGCCTCATGATCACCACCGAGTGCGCCATCGCCGAGAAGCCCGAGGAGAAGAAGGAGATGCCGCAGATGCCCCCGGGCGGCGGCGGGATGTACTAG
- a CDS encoding DUF507 family protein, whose protein sequence is MRFTDDLVRRLCAAILARWKAKGLIHPKAPEDALLSRMTAEIHKDIQREAELDRDADALLQKHLEKLEGSQANSRILFQKIKERLAKERDIVL, encoded by the coding sequence TTGAGGTTCACCGATGATCTGGTACGGCGGCTCTGCGCCGCGATCCTGGCCCGATGGAAGGCGAAGGGGTTGATCCACCCGAAAGCGCCCGAGGACGCGCTCCTCTCCCGGATGACCGCCGAGATCCACAAGGACATCCAGCGCGAGGCGGAGCTCGACCGGGATGCCGACGCGCTGCTGCAGAAGCACCTGGAGAAGCTCGAAGGCTCCCAGGCGAACAGCCGCATCCTGTTCCAGAAGATCAAGGAACGTCTCGCCAAAGAGCGGGACATCGTCCTGTGA
- the folD gene encoding bifunctional methylenetetrahydrofolate dehydrogenase/methenyltetrahydrofolate cyclohydrolase FolD: MTAKLIDGKAIAASVRAGVKERVEELVARTGVRPGLTVVLVGEDPASQVYVRNKGKAASEAGFLSRQIDLPASTPESELLDLVGRLNADATVHGILVQLPLPDQIDESKVIEAIDPDKDVDGFHPVNAGRLFTGGTSFLPCTPYGILTMLDHEKVELKGKHAVVVGRSNIVGKPVAILLLSRHATVTICHSRTVDLPSVVRTGDVVVAAVGRAEMIRGSWIKPGAVVIDVGMNRNAAGRLCGDVAFDEAKEVAGLLSPVPGGVGPMTIAMLLQNTCEAAIRRAARG, from the coding sequence ATGACCGCCAAGTTGATCGACGGGAAGGCCATCGCCGCGTCCGTCCGGGCCGGCGTCAAGGAGCGGGTGGAGGAACTCGTCGCCCGCACGGGCGTCCGCCCCGGCCTCACCGTCGTCCTCGTGGGGGAAGACCCCGCGTCGCAGGTGTACGTCCGCAACAAGGGGAAGGCGGCCTCCGAGGCGGGGTTCCTCTCCCGCCAGATCGACCTCCCTGCATCCACTCCCGAGTCCGAACTGCTCGATCTCGTGGGGCGGCTCAACGCCGACGCCACCGTCCACGGGATCCTCGTCCAGCTCCCTCTTCCGGACCAGATCGACGAATCGAAGGTGATCGAGGCGATCGATCCGGACAAGGACGTCGACGGGTTCCACCCGGTGAACGCCGGACGCCTCTTCACGGGCGGAACTTCGTTCCTCCCGTGCACGCCGTACGGGATCCTGACCATGCTCGACCACGAAAAGGTGGAGTTGAAAGGGAAGCACGCCGTCGTCGTCGGGCGCAGCAACATCGTCGGGAAGCCGGTGGCGATCCTGCTCCTTTCGCGCCACGCGACCGTGACGATCTGCCACTCCCGCACCGTCGACCTTCCCTCCGTGGTCCGGACCGGGGACGTGGTGGTGGCGGCGGTGGGCCGGGCGGAGATGATCCGGGGCTCCTGGATCAAGCCGGGGGCCGTCGTGATCGACGTCGGGATGAACCGGAACGCGGCGGGAAGGCTTTGCGGCGACGTCGCCTTCGACGAAGCGAAGGAGGTGGCGGGGCTCCTCTCCCCCGTTCCCGGCGGGGTCGGCCCGATGACGATCGCGATGCTGCTGCAGAACACCTGCGAAGCGGCGATCCGCCGCGCGGCCCGCGGGTAG
- a CDS encoding energy transducer TonB: protein MPSRRRLLICMGLSVLMHLLVLWLGYRLPSTARRPEEVMEIDLSDIPRATDFQPAERGILEGRRPRPAPPPPARKEAPVPPAMQGRVPDLPVKPDLPPEESFPVDARKADPAGGREAKAEPTPSSSTPRGAPGMSRPPGSDPSKSLRDLTPSLGRMVMAREEPSGGRGQGAAAGNAVGTGGKATGEEGVTEEGGGGFRLTPLNAPEVQYISYFASIKRKIELVWQYPYEAAVAGIQGELTLDFVIARSGAVNSIELVRSSGSKILDDEAIRSIRVAAPFDPIPAQYKIPSLQIRGRFVYVHGGALRLR from the coding sequence ATGCCATCTCGCCGCCGGCTCCTCATCTGCATGGGCCTCTCCGTGCTGATGCACCTCCTCGTTCTCTGGCTGGGGTACCGGCTTCCCTCCACGGCCCGCCGCCCGGAGGAGGTCATGGAGATCGACCTCTCGGACATTCCGCGCGCGACGGACTTCCAGCCGGCGGAGCGCGGCATCCTCGAGGGGCGACGGCCGCGCCCCGCGCCTCCCCCGCCGGCGAGGAAGGAGGCCCCGGTTCCCCCGGCGATGCAAGGACGCGTGCCGGACCTCCCCGTCAAGCCGGACCTGCCGCCCGAGGAGTCGTTCCCGGTCGACGCGCGGAAAGCGGACCCGGCCGGCGGGCGCGAGGCAAAGGCGGAGCCGACGCCTTCATCCTCGACACCGCGGGGCGCCCCCGGCATGAGCCGCCCACCGGGAAGCGACCCGTCGAAGTCGCTGCGGGACCTCACGCCTTCCCTCGGCAGGATGGTGATGGCGCGCGAAGAGCCGTCGGGAGGCCGCGGGCAGGGAGCCGCGGCGGGAAACGCCGTGGGCACCGGAGGGAAGGCGACCGGGGAGGAGGGCGTCACCGAGGAGGGAGGCGGCGGGTTCCGGCTGACGCCGCTGAACGCGCCCGAGGTCCAGTACATCTCGTATTTCGCCTCGATCAAGCGGAAGATCGAGCTTGTGTGGCAATACCCGTACGAAGCCGCGGTGGCGGGGATCCAGGGCGAGCTGACCCTCGATTTCGTGATCGCGCGCAGCGGAGCGGTGAATTCGATCGAGCTGGTCCGCAGCTCGGGGTCGAAGATCCTCGACGACGAGGCGATCCGCTCCATCCGGGTGGCGGCCCCGTTCGACCCGATCCCCGCCCAGTACAAAATCCCCAGCCTGCAGATCCGTGGCCGCTTCGTCTACGTCCACGGCGGGGCGCTTCGCCTGCGCTGA
- a CDS encoding porin family protein, with protein MRKHPGCRVAALTLVLAGLCVAASAATAVADEYDRYERSPGVYAPAPPPPPRRGTPPPPLRPVGFHAGPYVFGNIGIFEPSDYYSDYYGTYGLSGYSSGLSGNAGFGARVSPIAAIEGTVGYFSAERGSDKASAVPVTIGGRLILPHPVFEPFIGAGIGVYFASLEEKPFDFSPSLFYPGTDDSDTTIGGYFSLGMDFWLNPRIALNLEGRYQMVQPTFTDKLGGSFDLDMSGWALNFGFRINF; from the coding sequence ATGAGGAAGCATCCAGGGTGCCGGGTCGCCGCACTGACGTTGGTTCTCGCCGGGCTGTGCGTCGCGGCGTCCGCGGCGACCGCCGTCGCCGACGAGTACGACCGGTACGAACGGAGCCCCGGGGTGTACGCGCCGGCCCCGCCCCCCCCGCCGCGTCGCGGGACCCCGCCCCCCCCGCTCCGGCCGGTCGGGTTCCACGCGGGGCCGTACGTGTTCGGGAACATCGGCATCTTCGAGCCCAGCGATTATTACAGCGATTACTACGGGACGTATGGACTGTCGGGCTACAGCTCGGGCCTCAGCGGTAACGCCGGCTTCGGCGCCCGCGTGAGCCCGATCGCCGCCATCGAAGGGACGGTCGGGTACTTCTCGGCCGAGCGCGGGTCCGACAAGGCGTCGGCGGTCCCGGTGACGATCGGGGGGCGGCTCATCCTCCCCCATCCGGTATTCGAACCGTTTATCGGAGCCGGGATCGGGGTCTATTTCGCCAGTCTCGAGGAGAAACCGTTCGACTTCAGCCCCAGCCTGTTTTACCCGGGCACCGACGACTCCGACACCACCATCGGCGGCTACTTCTCCCTGGGCATGGACTTCTGGCTCAACCCGAGGATCGCCCTGAACCTCGAAGGCCGCTACCAGATGGTGCAGCCCACGTTCACCGACAAGCTGGGCGGATCCTTCGACCTCGACATGAGCGGGTGGGCACTCAACTTCGGGTTCCGGATCAACTTCTGA
- a CDS encoding HU family DNA-binding protein, with translation MTKAELVEAVRAEAGIGKGQAEDAVAAFLNAVTKSLKKGDKLTLTGFGTFSVSNRKARTGRNPQTGEAIKIKAAKVPKFSAGKALKEAVGGKKK, from the coding sequence ATGACGAAGGCGGAACTGGTCGAGGCCGTTCGCGCAGAGGCTGGGATCGGGAAAGGGCAGGCGGAGGATGCGGTTGCGGCGTTTCTCAACGCGGTCACCAAGAGTTTGAAGAAGGGCGACAAGCTCACGTTGACCGGCTTCGGTACATTCAGTGTCAGCAACCGGAAGGCCCGCACGGGCCGCAACCCCCAGACGGGCGAGGCGATCAAGATCAAGGCGGCCAAGGTTCCCAAGTTCTCCGCGGGCAAGGCGCTCAAGGAAGCGGTCGGCGGGAAGAAGAAGTAA
- the aroF gene encoding 3-deoxy-7-phosphoheptulonate synthase has product MIIVMGAGAARKEIRTVIARIKALGYTPHPIFGKERTVIGAIGDERGKIVLQGLESLPGVERVVPILKPYKLASREVKPERTVIRIAPGVTIGDRQLLVIAGPCSVESEAQMIETALAVKKAGAHVLRGGAWKPRTSPYAFQGLELKGLKILRKAGDRAGMPIVTEVMNPADVERIAEYSDVLQVGARNVQNFSLLKRIGKSKRPILLKRGMMTTVTEFLMSAEYCLSEGSRQVILCERGIRTFEDATRNTLDLSAIPVLKERTHLPIIADPSHATGVARLVSPMACAAVAAGADGLMIEVHPTPETALSDGPQSLTFAKFADAMATLQPFIAAAGRTL; this is encoded by the coding sequence ATGATCATCGTCATGGGGGCGGGTGCCGCCCGGAAAGAGATCCGCACCGTCATCGCAAGGATCAAGGCGCTGGGGTACACCCCGCACCCGATCTTCGGGAAGGAACGCACGGTCATCGGCGCGATCGGGGACGAGCGCGGCAAGATCGTCCTCCAGGGGCTCGAGTCGCTCCCCGGGGTGGAGCGGGTCGTCCCGATCCTCAAACCGTACAAGCTCGCCAGCCGCGAGGTGAAGCCGGAACGGACGGTCATCCGCATCGCGCCCGGGGTGACGATCGGGGACCGGCAGCTCCTGGTCATCGCGGGCCCCTGCTCCGTGGAAAGCGAAGCGCAGATGATCGAAACGGCCCTGGCCGTGAAGAAGGCGGGCGCCCACGTGCTGCGCGGCGGAGCGTGGAAGCCGCGCACCTCCCCGTACGCATTCCAGGGGCTGGAGCTCAAGGGCCTCAAGATCCTGCGCAAGGCGGGGGACCGCGCGGGAATGCCGATCGTCACCGAGGTGATGAACCCCGCCGACGTGGAGCGGATCGCGGAATATTCGGACGTCCTCCAGGTCGGGGCGCGCAACGTCCAGAACTTCTCCCTCCTCAAGAGGATCGGCAAGTCGAAGCGCCCCATCCTCCTCAAGCGCGGGATGATGACGACGGTCACCGAGTTCCTGATGAGCGCGGAATATTGCCTGTCCGAGGGGAGCCGCCAGGTGATCCTGTGCGAGCGCGGGATCCGGACCTTCGAGGACGCCACGCGGAACACCCTCGACCTGTCGGCGATCCCGGTCCTCAAGGAGCGCACCCACCTGCCGATCATCGCCGACCCGTCCCACGCCACCGGCGTGGCGCGCCTCGTCTCACCCATGGCGTGCGCCGCCGTCGCCGCGGGCGCCGACGGGCTGATGATCGAGGTCCACCCCACGCCGGAGACGGCGCTCTCCGACGGTCCGCAATCCCTCACCTTCGCGAAGTTCGCCGACGCGATGGCAACGCTCCAGCCCTTCATCGCGGCGGCGGGGCGGACGCTCTGA
- the eno gene encoding phosphopyruvate hydratase codes for MTMIADVHGREVLDSRGNPTVEVEVLLESGAEGRAIVPSGASTGTREAVELRDGDPKRYLGKGVTKAVRNVNRVIAPKLIGYDATEQVLVDRMLIDLDGTGNKAKLGANAILGASIAVARAAAEACGLPLYRYLGGVGGCTLPVPMMNILNGGSHADNNMDIQEFMVMPVGARSFSEALRMGVETFHNLKKVLKGKGLNTNVGDEGGFAPQLRSNAEAIEVILEAISKAGFAPGKDICVALDSAASEFGEKGKYVFRKSDKSKRDSAQLVRFYEDLCRQYPIVSIEDGFSEDDWEGWKMFTDALGKKIQIVGDDIFVTNPSILRKGIAKGVANSVLIKLNQIGTVTETIEAIEMAKRAGWTAVVSHRSGETEDSTISDLVVGLSTGQIKTGSASRTDRIAKYNQLLRIEEELGPAARFDGRGVFYNL; via the coding sequence ATGACGATGATCGCCGATGTGCACGGAAGGGAGGTCCTGGACTCCCGGGGGAACCCGACCGTCGAGGTCGAGGTGCTGCTCGAGTCCGGCGCGGAAGGGAGAGCGATCGTCCCCTCCGGGGCGTCGACCGGGACCCGCGAGGCCGTGGAGCTGCGCGACGGCGACCCGAAGCGGTACCTGGGGAAGGGCGTGACGAAGGCGGTCCGCAACGTGAACCGGGTGATCGCTCCCAAGCTGATCGGATACGACGCGACGGAGCAGGTCCTGGTCGACCGGATGCTGATCGACCTGGACGGCACCGGGAACAAGGCGAAGCTGGGGGCGAACGCGATCCTCGGCGCCTCGATCGCGGTGGCCCGGGCGGCGGCGGAGGCGTGCGGTCTCCCGTTGTACCGGTACCTCGGCGGAGTCGGCGGCTGCACCCTCCCCGTCCCGATGATGAACATCCTGAACGGCGGCTCCCACGCCGACAACAACATGGACATCCAGGAGTTCATGGTGATGCCGGTGGGGGCGAGGAGCTTCTCCGAGGCGCTCCGGATGGGGGTCGAGACGTTCCACAACCTGAAGAAGGTGCTGAAGGGGAAGGGGCTGAACACGAACGTCGGCGACGAGGGCGGGTTCGCCCCCCAGCTGCGGTCCAACGCCGAGGCGATCGAGGTGATCCTCGAGGCGATCTCGAAGGCCGGGTTCGCCCCCGGGAAGGACATCTGCGTCGCCCTCGACTCCGCCGCCTCCGAGTTCGGCGAGAAGGGGAAATACGTATTCCGCAAGTCCGACAAGTCGAAGCGGGACTCCGCGCAGCTCGTCAGGTTTTACGAGGATCTGTGCCGCCAGTACCCGATCGTGTCGATCGAGGACGGCTTCTCCGAGGACGACTGGGAAGGCTGGAAGATGTTCACGGACGCTTTGGGGAAGAAGATCCAGATCGTGGGGGACGACATCTTCGTCACCAACCCGTCGATCCTGCGGAAGGGGATCGCAAAGGGGGTGGCAAACTCCGTGCTCATCAAGCTGAACCAGATCGGCACCGTGACGGAGACGATCGAGGCGATCGAGATGGCGAAGCGCGCGGGGTGGACCGCCGTCGTGTCCCATCGATCCGGCGAGACCGAGGACAGCACGATCTCCGACCTCGTCGTCGGGCTCTCCACGGGACAGATCAAGACCGGCTCCGCCTCGCGGACCGACCGGATCGCGAAGTACAACCAGTTGCTCCGGATCGAGGAGGAACTCGGCCCGGCAGCCCGGTTCGACGGGCGGGGAGTGTTCTATAATCTCTGA